In Anseongella ginsenosidimutans, one genomic interval encodes:
- a CDS encoding DUF1732 domain-containing protein, whose product MKEYVGSENVDQNRFEQELVFYIDKLDITEEKVRLRSHCDYFLSVLDDKVSNGKKLGFISQEMGREINTLGSKAYDAAIQQLVVQMKEELEKIKEQVLNLV is encoded by the coding sequence ATGAAAGAATATGTAGGCTCCGAAAACGTTGACCAGAACCGCTTTGAGCAGGAACTGGTATTTTACATTGACAAACTGGACATTACCGAAGAAAAGGTAAGGCTCCGGAGCCATTGCGATTACTTCCTTTCGGTCCTGGACGACAAGGTATCGAACGGCAAAAAGCTGGGCTTTATCTCCCAGGAAATGGGCCGGGAAATCAATACCCTGGGCTCAAAAGCCTACGATGCTGCTATTCAGCAACTGGTCGTCCAAATGAAAGAAGAACTCGAAAAGATCAAAGAACAGGTTCTTAATTTAGTTTAA
- the gmk gene encoding guanylate kinase, protein MQGKLIIFSAPSGAGKTTIVWHLLKKFPELAFSISATTRPPRAGEVNGKDYYFVSKEDFLHRVARHEFVEFEEVYSGSFYGTLMSELDRIWEEGKHVVFDIDVEGGLRLKRKYPDRALAIFVQPPSLERLRERLSGRGTDTAEKLEERIQKASRELAYAPRFDTVLVNDQLDRACLEAEQLVGSFLAKKT, encoded by the coding sequence GTGCAAGGCAAACTGATCATATTTTCGGCGCCGTCCGGGGCGGGCAAAACGACGATTGTCTGGCACTTGCTGAAGAAGTTTCCGGAGCTGGCTTTTTCCATTTCCGCCACGACAAGGCCGCCGAGGGCCGGGGAAGTGAACGGGAAGGATTATTATTTTGTGAGCAAGGAGGATTTTCTTCACCGGGTGGCCCGGCATGAATTCGTTGAGTTCGAGGAAGTTTATTCGGGTTCTTTTTACGGAACGCTCATGTCAGAGCTGGATCGCATATGGGAGGAAGGAAAACATGTGGTATTCGACATCGATGTCGAAGGCGGATTAAGGCTGAAACGTAAGTATCCGGATCGAGCTTTGGCGATATTTGTACAGCCGCCCTCGCTGGAAAGGCTCAGGGAACGGCTTTCAGGAAGAGGCACGGATACTGCTGAAAAGCTGGAGGAGCGGATTCAGAAGGCTTCCAGGGAACTTGCTTATGCGCCCCGTTTTGACACGGTACTGGTAAATGATCAACTAGACAGGGCCTGTCTCGAAGCTGAGCAGCTCGTTGGCAGTTTTCTTGCAAAAAAAACGTAA
- the nadD gene encoding nicotinate (nicotinamide) nucleotide adenylyltransferase, whose protein sequence is MKVGLFFGSFNPIHVGHMVITGYMAGFTGVDQVWLVVSPHNPLKNKADLIKAYDRLEMARLATEDAVEIQVSDIEFGLPRPSYTIDTLTYLRERYPQHEFSLIMGSDNLYSLRKWKNYELLLRDYRLLVYPRPGYRESGLEDHPSVRLTNAPLMEISSTLIRKSIADGKNMQFFVPEKVWDFIEKKGLYRH, encoded by the coding sequence ATGAAGGTCGGGCTTTTCTTCGGATCTTTTAACCCTATTCACGTAGGGCATATGGTAATAACTGGCTATATGGCTGGCTTTACCGGGGTGGACCAGGTATGGCTTGTTGTTTCGCCTCACAATCCCCTTAAAAACAAGGCGGACCTGATCAAGGCCTACGACCGTCTTGAAATGGCCCGCCTGGCAACGGAAGATGCGGTGGAGATCCAGGTCAGCGATATTGAATTCGGGCTTCCGCGGCCTTCTTATACCATCGATACCCTCACCTATCTCCGGGAACGTTATCCGCAGCATGAATTTTCCCTGATCATGGGTTCTGATAATTTATATTCCCTCAGGAAATGGAAGAACTACGAACTCCTTCTCCGGGATTACCGTTTACTTGTTTATCCCCGTCCCGGGTACCGGGAATCAGGCCTGGAAGATCATCCCTCGGTCCGGCTCACCAATGCCCCGCTTATGGAGATTTCTTCTACTCTTATCCGGAAATCCATTGCGGACGGCAAGAATATGCAATTCTTTGTACCTGAAAAGGTCTGGGATTTCATAGAGAAAAAAGGCCTGTACCGGCATTAA
- a CDS encoding glycoside hydrolase family 73 protein: MRWNLLLVVLLSLFLGACASKKHASSGKHRGKRPAAKAPERADHPGNRPSAAPSRSLDTEEYIRIYSSLAVAEMERSGIPASITLAQGILESGNGNSRLARQANNHFGIKCTSDWKGGKTYKDDDRRNECFRVYPSARDSYRDHSEFLKRQRYAFLFDLKPTDYKAWAHGLKKAGYATNPKYPQLLISLVERYELYYFDRPRDRKKEKVLATAPASGKDAPVKENASGAAAPPAGMPENASATAAETASASSEASAPAKEPEGMERSSAGGRPAKKPRNPKAFLIITIR; encoded by the coding sequence ATGAGGTGGAACTTATTACTTGTTGTGTTACTCTCCCTGTTTTTAGGCGCCTGCGCTTCGAAAAAGCATGCGTCTTCCGGCAAACACAGGGGAAAGCGGCCTGCCGCCAAAGCCCCTGAGCGAGCCGACCACCCGGGTAACCGGCCTTCTGCAGCTCCTTCCCGTTCACTGGATACAGAGGAATATATCCGCATTTACAGCAGCCTGGCAGTAGCGGAGATGGAACGTTCGGGGATCCCGGCCAGCATTACACTTGCCCAGGGAATACTGGAATCGGGGAACGGCAACAGCAGGCTTGCCAGGCAGGCAAATAACCATTTCGGCATTAAATGTACTTCTGACTGGAAAGGCGGCAAAACTTATAAGGACGACGACCGTCGTAACGAATGCTTCAGGGTATACCCTTCTGCCAGGGATTCCTACCGCGATCACAGTGAGTTCCTGAAACGCCAGCGCTATGCCTTCCTGTTCGATCTGAAGCCAACCGATTATAAAGCCTGGGCCCACGGCCTGAAAAAAGCAGGCTACGCTACCAATCCAAAATATCCACAACTGCTGATCAGCCTTGTAGAACGATACGAGCTCTATTATTTTGACCGCCCCCGCGACCGGAAAAAGGAAAAAGTCCTGGCCACAGCGCCGGCTTCGGGGAAAGATGCTCCCGTTAAAGAAAATGCATCAGGGGCCGCTGCCCCGCCGGCGGGAATGCCAGAAAACGCGTCTGCTACGGCCGCTGAAACCGCAAGCGCTTCATCGGAAGCATCTGCTCCGGCGAAAGAACCGGAAGGAATGGAGCGTTCCTCAGCAGGGGGCCGGCCGGCGAAGAAACCACGGAATCCCAAAGCATTTCTCATTATTACTATACGGTAA
- a CDS encoding O-methyltransferase gives MEHLTDKKLTEYAEKHSSPESELLAELNRETNLKVPMPRMLSGHLQGRALALFSRLLQPSRILEIGTYTGYSAICLCEGLKPDGKLITIDINEELEDMVRGYFGRSGYGTRIDYLLGNALEIIPGLQESFDLVFIDADKKSYGAYYDLVIEKVRPGGLIIADNVLRHGTVVAGNTDKETRNMQQFNEKVQADSRVENLLLPIRDGLMIARKR, from the coding sequence ATGGAACATTTAACCGATAAAAAGTTAACGGAATACGCGGAAAAGCACAGCAGCCCCGAAAGTGAGCTTCTTGCGGAACTGAACCGCGAGACAAACCTGAAAGTTCCCATGCCGCGGATGCTTTCGGGCCACCTCCAGGGAAGAGCGCTGGCTTTGTTCAGCCGACTGCTGCAGCCTTCCCGGATATTGGAAATAGGCACTTATACCGGTTATTCGGCGATTTGCCTGTGCGAAGGGCTTAAGCCGGACGGAAAGCTGATCACCATTGATATTAACGAGGAACTCGAAGATATGGTCAGGGGATACTTCGGGCGGTCAGGATATGGGACCCGCATTGATTACCTTCTTGGCAATGCGCTGGAGATCATCCCGGGCCTGCAGGAAAGCTTTGACCTTGTATTCATTGACGCTGATAAGAAAAGTTACGGCGCTTATTATGATTTGGTAATTGAAAAGGTTCGCCCCGGCGGCCTTATTATTGCCGACAATGTGCTTCGGCACGGCACGGTGGTTGCCGGGAACACCGACAAGGAAACCCGGAACATGCAGCAATTCAATGAAAAAGTACAAGCCGACTCCCGGGTAGAGAACTTGCTGCTGCCCATCCGCGACGGCCTTATGATCGCCAGAAAACGTTAA
- a CDS encoding M16 family metallopeptidase, whose translation MSYSLFTLKNGIRVLHNPAGNTDIVHACVVINSGSRDEPDDKTGLAHFIEHLLFKGTLKRNTFQVLNRLEAVGGDLNAYTTKEQTCIHASFLGAHLDRALDLLSDVLFRSTFPEGELAKEKGVILDELDSYRDTPEEQINDDFEEIIFRHHPLGNNILGTPESIPEFTREDIFRFRQDNYSTHEMVIGISSGAPHAKIRQLCEKHFGLIPENAAKRKRLPVNGYHPQEKTEKKPIFQAHFMLGGRSYPLDHEKKTAMLLMNNLLGGPSMSARLNLTVREKHGICYTIESGYSPMSDTGLFSIYFGTDKEKADKCLKLIHRELKKLREQPLGTTQLYQARERFKGQIALAEEARLSVIIYMSKSVLDYGRIDSLQEIFEKIDRVSAADIMDVANEALEPRNLSLLGFIPQ comes from the coding sequence ATGAGTTATTCCCTTTTTACATTAAAGAACGGTATTCGTGTTTTGCATAACCCGGCCGGCAATACGGATATTGTGCATGCCTGTGTGGTGATCAATTCGGGTTCCAGAGATGAACCGGATGACAAAACGGGGTTGGCCCATTTTATCGAACACCTGCTGTTTAAGGGGACGCTGAAGCGGAACACCTTCCAGGTACTGAATCGCCTGGAAGCGGTGGGCGGAGATTTAAATGCTTATACGACGAAGGAACAAACCTGTATTCATGCTTCTTTCCTGGGCGCTCACCTTGACCGCGCGCTGGACCTGCTGAGCGATGTGCTTTTTCGCTCCACTTTCCCGGAAGGTGAGCTTGCGAAAGAAAAGGGTGTGATCCTGGATGAACTGGACTCCTACCGGGACACTCCGGAGGAGCAGATCAATGACGACTTCGAAGAGATCATTTTCCGGCATCATCCCCTTGGAAACAATATCCTGGGAACGCCGGAAAGTATTCCCGAATTCACAAGGGAAGATATTTTCCGCTTCCGCCAGGATAATTATTCCACCCATGAGATGGTCATAGGCATTTCTTCCGGAGCGCCTCATGCGAAGATCAGGCAGCTTTGCGAGAAACATTTCGGCCTGATCCCTGAAAATGCCGCAAAACGAAAGCGCCTGCCGGTGAACGGCTATCATCCTCAAGAAAAAACAGAGAAAAAGCCGATTTTTCAGGCCCATTTTATGCTCGGCGGAAGAAGCTATCCGCTTGATCATGAGAAGAAAACGGCTATGCTGCTGATGAACAACCTGCTCGGCGGACCCAGCATGAGCGCGCGCCTTAATCTAACCGTGCGAGAGAAACACGGCATTTGCTACACCATAGAATCGGGCTATTCGCCAATGAGCGATACGGGGCTGTTCTCTATCTATTTTGGAACGGATAAGGAAAAAGCGGATAAATGCCTGAAGCTGATTCACCGGGAACTAAAAAAGCTGCGCGAACAGCCTTTGGGCACCACGCAATTATACCAGGCGCGCGAGCGTTTTAAAGGACAGATCGCACTTGCGGAAGAGGCGCGCCTTTCCGTAATCATTTACATGAGCAAAAGTGTGCTGGACTACGGCCGGATAGACAGCCTGCAGGAGATCTTTGAAAAGATTGACCGGGTCAGCGCCGCTGATATCATGGACGTTGCGAATGAGGCGCTTGAGCCGCGCAACCTGAGCTTATTAGGATTCATACCTCAGTAA
- a CDS encoding alpha-L-fucosidase — translation MSRKFLMFCCVMTVLASCKTTRQETAVNNQEISTEGLVLPSPQQVEWQQMEYYMFIHFGPNTFTDMEWGHGDEDPEVFNPTALDAEQWARVAKQAGMKGIIITAKHHDGFCLWPSKYSTHTVKESGWKDGKGDVLRELSAACKKYGLKMGVYLSPWDRNHPAYGTPEYNQVFVNMLTEVLTGYGDIFEVWFDGANGEGPNGKRQVYDWDLFNGTVHKYQPDALIFSDVGPGCRWIGNENGIAGETNWSTINTEGFEPGTKAPAREVLNQGQAEGRQWVPGEADVSIRPGWFFSPSTNDKVKSLEHLLDIYYSSVGRNANLLLNVPVNREGLIHPNDSARLMELRRNLDDTFDENLAENAKITSESGKTASLKKLTDGDFHTFWTPGKAATSASFTLDLGGVKEFNRLELQEYIAAGQRVKSFSIEIWDEQQQEFRELDRQTTIGYKRLLRFPNVKTSRVRINITDSKPGPVLSGLGLYLGTGF, via the coding sequence ATGAGTCGAAAATTTTTAATGTTTTGCTGCGTAATGACCGTGCTGGCCTCCTGCAAAACGACCAGGCAGGAAACTGCCGTTAACAATCAGGAAATCAGCACAGAAGGGCTGGTGCTTCCCTCCCCGCAACAGGTGGAATGGCAGCAAATGGAATATTATATGTTCATCCATTTCGGGCCGAATACGTTTACCGATATGGAATGGGGCCACGGAGACGAAGACCCGGAAGTATTCAACCCCACTGCGTTGGATGCGGAACAATGGGCGCGCGTGGCGAAGCAGGCCGGCATGAAAGGGATCATTATCACGGCCAAGCATCATGACGGTTTTTGCCTGTGGCCCAGCAAATACAGCACGCATACAGTAAAGGAGAGTGGCTGGAAGGATGGAAAAGGCGACGTACTCCGGGAACTGTCAGCCGCGTGCAAAAAATACGGCCTGAAAATGGGGGTCTACCTTTCGCCCTGGGACAGGAACCATCCGGCTTACGGCACCCCGGAATATAACCAGGTATTCGTGAACATGCTCACCGAGGTGCTGACCGGTTACGGCGACATTTTCGAGGTTTGGTTTGACGGCGCCAATGGCGAAGGGCCCAACGGGAAAAGGCAGGTTTACGATTGGGACCTGTTCAACGGAACTGTTCATAAATACCAGCCGGACGCGCTAATTTTCAGCGACGTGGGCCCGGGCTGCCGATGGATCGGCAATGAGAATGGAATTGCGGGAGAAACCAACTGGAGTACCATTAATACCGAGGGGTTTGAACCGGGGACCAAGGCCCCTGCTCGGGAAGTCCTGAACCAGGGGCAGGCGGAAGGCCGGCAATGGGTACCGGGGGAAGCAGATGTTTCCATCCGGCCGGGCTGGTTTTTCAGTCCTTCTACCAATGATAAAGTAAAGTCGCTGGAGCATCTGCTGGATATTTATTACAGCTCGGTAGGAAGGAATGCCAATCTTCTGCTGAATGTCCCCGTTAACCGCGAGGGCCTGATCCATCCGAACGATTCGGCCCGCCTGATGGAATTACGCAGGAACCTGGATGATACATTTGACGAAAACCTGGCCGAAAACGCGAAAATCACCAGTGAATCCGGCAAAACAGCCTCTTTGAAGAAATTGACCGACGGGGACTTCCATACGTTCTGGACCCCGGGAAAAGCTGCTACCTCCGCGTCTTTCACACTTGACCTGGGCGGCGTAAAGGAGTTCAACCGGCTGGAATTGCAGGAATATATTGCTGCCGGCCAGCGGGTAAAGTCTTTTAGCATTGAAATTTGGGATGAGCAGCAACAGGAATTCAGGGAACTGGACCGGCAGACGACTATCGGATATAAAAGGCTGCTGCGTTTCCCCAATGTAAAGACTTCACGGGTACGGATCAATATTACAGACTCGAAACCGGGGCCGGTTTTATCCGGTTTGGGTTTGTATTTGGGGACGGGTTTTTAG
- a CDS encoding LacI family DNA-binding transcriptional regulator, whose product MPEQKISIRDMADRLGVSPTTVSFVLNGKQKEKRISEKVAKRIIAMAKKLKYEPNHMARGLRTGKTKTIGLIVEDISNHFFAHIAKVVEHRALLHGYRVLYCSTEDNIKKARELLQMLKYRQVDGFIITPTASLENEISMLLEEKRPVVLIDRYLPGLPVSYVIADNFTGSYQAVTHLIKQGYRKIGFITTTSGQMQMKSRFDGYQQSLHDRGIPYNEDLVLRIPFGGARSNAPRTIMEMLEKQAPEALFFATNYLGICGIEGIKKLGMRMPGNVAIASFDEHDLFRLHDPGITCIAQPIERIARKVVDILVSEMESESDRTTTQIMLPPKLVIRGSSAGRNNS is encoded by the coding sequence ATGCCTGAACAAAAGATATCTATAAGAGATATGGCCGACCGCCTGGGCGTTTCCCCTACGACCGTATCTTTCGTACTGAACGGGAAGCAGAAAGAAAAAAGGATCAGCGAAAAAGTAGCCAAGCGGATCATTGCCATGGCCAAAAAGCTGAAGTATGAACCTAATCATATGGCAAGGGGGCTACGGACCGGGAAAACAAAGACCATCGGCCTGATAGTAGAAGATATTTCCAATCATTTTTTTGCCCATATTGCCAAGGTGGTAGAACACCGCGCGCTTCTTCATGGTTACCGGGTACTCTACTGCAGTACCGAAGATAATATCAAAAAAGCCCGGGAGCTGCTCCAAATGCTCAAATACCGCCAGGTTGACGGCTTTATCATAACTCCAACGGCTTCCCTTGAAAACGAGATCAGCATGCTGCTGGAAGAGAAGCGCCCGGTAGTCCTCATAGACCGTTACCTGCCCGGACTGCCCGTCAGTTATGTCATAGCCGATAATTTCACCGGCTCCTACCAGGCCGTTACCCATCTCATTAAGCAGGGATACCGGAAAATAGGTTTTATCACCACTACATCCGGCCAGATGCAGATGAAAAGCCGCTTTGACGGCTATCAGCAATCCCTGCATGACCGCGGCATTCCCTATAACGAGGACCTTGTGCTGAGAATTCCTTTTGGAGGAGCCCGCTCAAATGCGCCCCGGACGATCATGGAAATGCTGGAAAAGCAGGCTCCGGAAGCGCTGTTCTTTGCCACCAATTACCTGGGCATCTGCGGAATAGAAGGCATTAAAAAATTAGGCATGCGCATGCCCGGCAATGTAGCCATAGCCAGTTTTGACGAACATGACCTTTTTCGCCTTCATGATCCCGGTATTACCTGCATTGCCCAGCCCATAGAAAGGATTGCGCGCAAGGTGGTGGACATCCTGGTCAGCGAAATGGAATCCGAAAGTGATCGTACTACGACCCAGATCATGTTGCCGCCAAAACTGGTGATCCGGGGGTCTTCGGCCGGCCGGAATAATTCCTAA